The following proteins are encoded in a genomic region of Alistipes shahii WAL 8301:
- a CDS encoding type I restriction enzyme HsdR N-terminal domain-containing protein, which yields MSGLPKLNFPAIRLRARRRGDGVEVWDSLRGIYLVLTPEEWVRQHLIAYLTAYCGVQPKRIVQEYAVALNGQPQRADVVVVGDRAEPLLLAECKAPCIPINSRTLAQAVRYNSVLGARYVILTNGLRHYCCECRDGEYVQLGGFPDLSGD from the coding sequence ATGTCCGGGCTGCCCAAACTCAATTTTCCTGCCATCCGGCTGCGTGCGCGCCGCCGCGGCGACGGCGTGGAGGTCTGGGATTCCCTGCGGGGCATTTATCTCGTGCTGACGCCCGAGGAGTGGGTCCGCCAGCATCTGATCGCTTACCTGACGGCGTATTGCGGCGTGCAGCCCAAACGCATCGTCCAGGAGTATGCCGTGGCGCTCAACGGCCAGCCCCAGCGGGCCGACGTGGTGGTCGTGGGCGACCGGGCCGAGCCGCTGCTCTTGGCCGAGTGCAAGGCCCCGTGCATCCCGATCAACAGCCGGACGCTCGCGCAGGCCGTGCGCTACAATTCGGTGCTGGGGGCGCGCTACGTCATTCTGACCAACGGCCTGCGGCATTACTGCTGCGAATGCCGCGACGGGGAGTATGTCCAGCTCGGCGGCTTCCCGGATCTTTCCGGTGATTGA